One genomic region from Amycolatopsis sp. FBCC-B4732 encodes:
- a CDS encoding LysE family translocator yields the protein MIPGATAASFLLVVILGAMSPGPDFIVVTRSSLTGGRRAGIAAGFGIALGVFAWVVAIALGVAAVLTASAVAFTVVKLVGAGYLVFLGVKAWLAVRRGEYRDLGADADEEPLKAAAAFRQGLFTNLLNPKVAVYFLALLPQFLPADGSTLQTLELAAIATAGTVLWFVTLAVVVGALKKVFRNGRVRRGLDAVLGSLLVGLGLKVAATTA from the coding sequence ATGATCCCCGGCGCCACCGCGGCTTCCTTCCTCCTCGTCGTCATCCTGGGCGCGATGTCCCCCGGTCCGGACTTCATCGTGGTCACCCGGTCGTCCCTCACCGGGGGACGGCGGGCCGGGATCGCCGCCGGGTTCGGGATCGCGCTCGGGGTCTTCGCCTGGGTCGTGGCGATCGCGCTCGGGGTCGCCGCCGTGCTCACCGCCTCCGCGGTCGCCTTCACCGTCGTGAAGCTGGTCGGGGCCGGTTACCTCGTCTTCCTCGGGGTCAAAGCCTGGCTGGCCGTCCGGCGCGGGGAGTACCGGGACCTCGGGGCGGACGCGGACGAAGAGCCGCTCAAGGCGGCCGCCGCCTTCCGGCAGGGGTTGTTCACCAACCTGCTCAACCCCAAGGTCGCCGTCTACTTCCTCGCCCTGCTCCCCCAGTTCCTCCCCGCCGACGGCTCGACCCTGCAGACCCTCGAACTCGCCGCCATCGCGACCGCCGGCACCGTCTTGTGGTTCGTCACGCTCGCCGTGGTCGTCGGGGCGCTCAAGAAGGTCTTCCGCAACGGCCGGGTCCGGCGCGGGCTCGACGCCGTCCTCGGCAGCCTGCTCGTCGGGCTCGGCCTCAAGGTCGCCGCCACGACGGCGTGA
- the ribA gene encoding GTP cyclohydrolase II gives MTAEVRTRVRIPLRLHGGVEVDAEAVTFRGLSDGGEHLAFVLGTPGEVPLVRPHSECLTGDVFGSARCDCGPQLAEAVERISAAGGYLLYLRQEGRGIGLYNKLDAYALQDDGLDTYAANAALGLPEDARDYAVAAQMLKALGAGEVDLLSNNPDKAAQLRAAGIGVRDQVPTGVFATDNNVRYLRAKAEQTGHTLRLPGIAS, from the coding sequence GTGACGGCCGAGGTGCGGACCCGGGTGCGGATCCCGCTGCGCCTGCACGGCGGCGTCGAGGTCGACGCCGAAGCCGTCACCTTCCGGGGGCTCTCGGACGGCGGGGAGCACTTGGCCTTCGTGCTCGGTACGCCGGGGGAGGTTCCGCTCGTCCGGCCGCACTCCGAGTGTCTGACCGGGGACGTGTTCGGGTCCGCTCGGTGTGACTGCGGGCCGCAGTTGGCTGAGGCTGTCGAACGGATTTCCGCTGCGGGTGGTTACCTGCTCTACCTGCGGCAGGAGGGGCGGGGGATCGGGCTCTACAACAAGCTCGACGCCTATGCGCTGCAGGATGACGGTCTTGACACCTATGCCGCCAATGCCGCGCTCGGGTTGCCTGAGGATGCTCGGGACTACGCCGTTGCCGCGCAGATGCTCAAGGCGCTGGGGGCCGGGGAGGTCGATCTGCTCTCCAACAACCCTGACAAGGCTGCTCAGTTGCGGGCTGCTGGGATTGGGGTGCGGGATCAGGTGCCTACTGGGGTTTTCGCCACTGACAACAACGTTCGGTACCTGCGGGCGAAGGCTGAGCAGACTGGGCACACTCTGCGCTTGCCTGGGATTGCCAGTTAA
- a CDS encoding MBL fold metallo-hydrolase, translating to MTKKAFASSADLAEKAQTLEVLDDGVYALTAEGDPNIGAIEGEDFLVCFEALATPVAAREWLAKLREHTGKPVRYLVLSHYHAVRVLGASAFDAEVIVAHENTRALVAERGKEDWASEFGRMPRLAKGADSVPGLTWPTLTFSDRLTIDLGGERGDLVLQYCGRGHTEGDIVAWLPRQKILYAGDLVEAEAALYTGDAFHRDWASSTLDRVGEFGAETLIGGRGGVSRGRDAVDAAVAQTRHFLRTMIREVGAVRDAGGTLKDAFERTHAALNDQYGHWPIFEHCLPFDVSRLWDELGGIERPVVWTAERDREVWDQLQG from the coding sequence GTGACGAAGAAAGCTTTCGCCTCTTCGGCCGACCTGGCGGAGAAGGCGCAGACCCTGGAAGTCCTGGACGACGGGGTCTACGCGCTGACCGCCGAGGGCGACCCCAACATCGGTGCCATCGAGGGCGAGGACTTCCTCGTCTGCTTCGAGGCGCTGGCCACTCCCGTCGCGGCCCGTGAGTGGCTCGCCAAGCTGCGGGAGCACACCGGCAAACCCGTGCGCTACCTGGTGCTGAGCCACTACCACGCCGTGCGCGTGCTCGGCGCCTCCGCGTTCGACGCCGAAGTCATCGTCGCGCACGAGAACACCCGGGCGCTGGTCGCCGAGCGCGGGAAGGAGGACTGGGCCAGTGAATTCGGGCGGATGCCGCGGCTGGCCAAAGGCGCGGACTCCGTCCCCGGCCTTACCTGGCCGACGCTGACCTTCTCCGACCGGCTCACCATCGACCTCGGTGGCGAGCGCGGCGATCTCGTCCTCCAGTACTGCGGGCGTGGGCACACCGAAGGCGACATCGTCGCCTGGCTGCCGCGGCAGAAGATCCTTTACGCCGGTGACCTCGTCGAGGCCGAAGCCGCGCTGTACACCGGGGACGCTTTCCACCGGGACTGGGCTTCATCCACTTTGGACCGCGTCGGCGAGTTCGGCGCGGAGACGCTGATCGGCGGGCGCGGTGGGGTGAGCCGGGGCCGGGACGCCGTCGATGCCGCCGTCGCGCAGACCCGGCACTTCCTGCGCACCATGATCCGTGAGGTCGGCGCGGTCCGCGACGCCGGCGGCACGCTCAAGGACGCCTTCGAGCGCACCCACGCGGCCCTGAACGACCAGTACGGGCACTGGCCGATCTTCGAGCACTGCCTGCCCTTCGACGTCTCGCGGCTCTGGGACGAGCTCGGCGGCATCGAACGGCCGGTGGTGTGGACCGCCGAACGCGACCGTGAAGTCTGGGACCAGCTCCAAGGATGA
- a CDS encoding FAD-dependent monooxygenase, whose protein sequence is MTVAILGGGPVGQTAALLLARWGVPVVLVDEHEVRDPVGSKAICQQRDTLDVWASLGAGCLAEEGLTWTTARTFHRETELFSLKLPDGGSALPPFVNISQARVEEVLDALIAEQPLIDVRRGHRVTGVMQPGCVEIQCETRDGPRRIEADYAIACAGSRGDTVRRALGQQLAGFSFGDLFLICDIRADLPGWAAERRFHFDPPWNPGRQVLIHPCPGSQFRIDWQVPDDYDLAAEETGGALDHRIRAIIGDRPYEVVWRSVYRFHTRLVDRMRVGRVLLAGDCAHLVAPFGARGLNSGVADAENAAWKLAWVLRGHAEEELLESYHTERHAAAAENAAVTTATMDFLVPQDDGQRARRLDVLTRAATDPAVHEQVDSGRLAEPFWYADSPLTTPDPARPHAGRPRRGTLPPPGPGVLLPDVTVENGRLRDLARRGFLVLTTPGVRAEGTRAVEIPVGGALGARPGEAWLVRPDAYVAAVLRVADQRAHLVPGVRGVTRIVDDVRDRADAAE, encoded by the coding sequence ATGACGGTCGCGATCCTCGGCGGCGGCCCGGTCGGTCAGACGGCCGCGCTGCTGCTCGCGCGCTGGGGTGTGCCGGTGGTGCTCGTCGACGAGCACGAGGTGCGCGACCCCGTGGGGTCCAAGGCGATTTGCCAGCAACGGGACACGTTGGACGTCTGGGCGTCGCTCGGCGCGGGGTGCCTCGCCGAGGAAGGGCTCACCTGGACGACCGCCCGGACGTTCCACCGCGAGACCGAGCTGTTCTCGCTGAAGCTGCCCGACGGCGGGTCCGCGCTCCCGCCGTTCGTCAACATCTCGCAGGCGCGCGTCGAGGAAGTCCTCGACGCGCTGATCGCCGAGCAGCCGCTGATCGACGTCCGGCGCGGGCACCGCGTCACCGGCGTCATGCAGCCCGGGTGCGTCGAAATCCAGTGCGAAACCCGGGACGGGCCGCGCCGGATCGAAGCCGACTACGCGATCGCGTGCGCGGGCTCGCGGGGAGACACCGTGCGGCGGGCCCTCGGACAGCAGCTCGCCGGGTTCTCCTTCGGCGACCTGTTCCTGATCTGCGACATCCGTGCCGACCTGCCGGGCTGGGCGGCCGAGCGCCGGTTCCACTTCGACCCGCCGTGGAACCCGGGCCGCCAGGTGCTCATCCACCCGTGCCCGGGTTCGCAGTTCCGCATCGACTGGCAGGTCCCCGACGACTACGACCTCGCGGCCGAGGAGACCGGTGGCGCCCTCGACCACCGGATCCGGGCGATCATCGGCGACCGGCCGTACGAGGTCGTCTGGCGCTCGGTGTACCGCTTCCACACGCGGCTCGTCGACCGGATGCGCGTCGGTCGCGTGCTGCTGGCCGGCGACTGCGCGCACCTGGTCGCGCCGTTCGGGGCGCGCGGGCTCAACTCCGGCGTCGCCGACGCGGAGAACGCGGCCTGGAAGCTCGCCTGGGTCCTGCGCGGCCACGCCGAAGAGGAGCTGCTGGAGAGCTACCACACCGAGCGCCACGCGGCGGCCGCCGAGAACGCGGCGGTCACGACCGCGACCATGGACTTCCTGGTGCCGCAGGACGACGGGCAGCGCGCGCGCCGCCTGGACGTCCTCACCCGCGCCGCCACCGACCCGGCGGTGCACGAGCAAGTCGACTCGGGCCGGCTCGCCGAACCGTTCTGGTACGCGGATTCGCCGTTGACCACGCCCGATCCGGCGCGCCCGCACGCCGGACGGCCCCGGCGGGGGACGCTGCCGCCGCCGGGGCCGGGGGTGCTGCTGCCGGACGTCACCGTCGAGAATGGACGGTTGCGTGACCTGGCCCGCCGGGGTTTCCTCGTCCTGACGACCCCCGGCGTGCGAGCCGAAGGGACGCGGGCGGTGGAGATCCCGGTGGGCGGGGCGCTGGGTGCGCGTCCGGGCGAAGCCTGGCTGGTCCGCCCGGACGCGTACGTCGCCGCCGTCCTACGGGTAGCTGACCAGCGGGCTCACCTGGTGCCCGGTGTTCGCGGCGTCACCCGAATCGTTGATGACGTGCGCGATCGTGCCGACGCCGCCGAGTGA
- a CDS encoding TetR/AcrR family transcriptional regulator, protein MTKVDGRAARWAGQQERRRAEFVDAALAAIAEHGPEVSTEQIAERAGVARTRLYRHFADAADLQRAIAERAAELVTAELAPLWHPSGSPNEMISAVISTHLRWLTEHVHLHRYLLRTGPGTTDVRGTIARHLSGLFSGYLTAFGLDPAPADTIAFGLVGYVESATTRWLDHPGTLSLAQLTDQLTGTIWAMLDHTLRAGGVEVDPDRPLPLPEEF, encoded by the coding sequence GTGACCAAGGTCGACGGACGGGCGGCGCGCTGGGCGGGCCAGCAGGAACGGCGGCGCGCGGAGTTCGTCGACGCGGCGCTGGCGGCCATCGCCGAGCACGGCCCGGAGGTCTCGACGGAGCAGATCGCCGAGCGCGCCGGCGTGGCCCGCACCCGGCTCTACCGCCACTTCGCCGACGCGGCCGACCTCCAGCGCGCCATCGCCGAGCGCGCGGCCGAGCTGGTGACGGCCGAGCTCGCCCCGCTGTGGCACCCGTCGGGCTCGCCGAACGAGATGATCTCGGCGGTCATCTCGACCCACCTGCGCTGGCTCACCGAACACGTCCACCTGCACCGCTACCTGCTGCGCACCGGCCCGGGCACGACGGACGTCCGCGGCACGATCGCCCGCCACCTCAGCGGCCTGTTCTCGGGCTACCTGACGGCGTTCGGCCTCGACCCGGCCCCGGCGGACACGATCGCGTTCGGCCTGGTCGGCTACGTCGAGTCGGCGACGACACGGTGGCTCGACCACCCGGGCACGTTGAGCTTGGCGCAGCTGACGGACCAGCTCACGGGCACGATCTGGGCGATGCTGGACCACACGCTGAGGGCCGGCGGGGTGGAAGTGGACCCGGACCGGCCGTTGCCGCTGCCGGAGGAGTTCTAG
- a CDS encoding GNAT family N-acetyltransferase: MTTTVRPARAGDEAALAKIDERTWDSTVSPAPPPPPGTPFFDEGARPENFLVAEHDDVVAGYVRLAEGFGIPAHAHVLVVGGLAVDPDRQGLGIAGRLVDAAAAEARRRGARKLTLRVLGHNAAARRVYERSGFVVEGVLRGEFRIDGTDVDDVLMALSLA; this comes from the coding sequence GTGACGACCACCGTCCGGCCGGCCCGAGCCGGCGACGAAGCCGCGCTCGCCAAGATCGACGAGCGCACGTGGGACTCCACGGTGTCCCCCGCTCCCCCGCCGCCGCCCGGCACGCCGTTCTTCGACGAGGGCGCGCGGCCGGAGAACTTCCTCGTCGCCGAGCACGACGACGTCGTCGCCGGGTACGTCCGGCTCGCCGAGGGGTTCGGCATCCCGGCCCACGCGCACGTGCTGGTGGTCGGCGGGCTCGCCGTCGACCCGGACCGCCAGGGCCTCGGCATCGCGGGACGGCTGGTGGACGCGGCCGCGGCGGAGGCGCGCCGGCGCGGGGCCCGCAAGCTGACGCTGCGCGTGCTGGGTCACAACGCCGCCGCCCGCCGGGTCTACGAGCGGTCGGGGTTCGTCGTGGAAGGCGTGCTGCGCGGGGAATTCCGCATCGACGGCACCGATGTCGACGACGTTCTCATGGCCCTTTCGCTCGCTTGA
- a CDS encoding diiron oxygenase yields MGVEAQDRDVTAARLLKSSAKNSYDPYVDIDWAAPLAEGKAYMPLERVSLYGTELWARLTPEQRIELSKHEIASIMSVGLWFEIVLMQLLARYVFDLDARSEHAQYAMTEIGDETRHSVMFARTAERLGVPRYGVPKVVHRAAKVFGATAAGPSMFASVLVAEETTDRLQRSMMDDDGIQPLIRSVNRIHVVEEARHVRFAKEEVLRETPKLSKASLRRHRVRTALVAFGVIDSMVDPRIYRSVGIDPREGRAAALANPHFHETRRWMAEKIVPFLRDAGLIGGRSEGIWRRAHLV; encoded by the coding sequence ATGGGCGTCGAGGCCCAGGACCGGGACGTCACCGCGGCTCGTCTGCTCAAGAGCTCCGCGAAGAACTCCTACGACCCCTACGTCGACATCGACTGGGCCGCGCCGCTCGCCGAGGGCAAGGCCTACATGCCGCTCGAGCGCGTCTCCCTCTACGGCACCGAGCTGTGGGCGAGGCTGACGCCGGAGCAGCGGATCGAGCTGTCCAAGCACGAGATCGCCAGCATCATGAGCGTCGGCCTGTGGTTCGAGATCGTCCTCATGCAGCTGCTCGCCCGGTACGTCTTCGACCTGGACGCGCGCAGCGAGCACGCGCAGTACGCGATGACCGAGATCGGCGACGAGACCCGGCACTCGGTGATGTTCGCCCGCACCGCCGAGCGGCTCGGCGTCCCGCGCTACGGCGTCCCGAAGGTGGTGCACCGCGCCGCCAAGGTGTTCGGCGCGACGGCGGCCGGCCCGTCGATGTTCGCCAGCGTGCTCGTCGCCGAAGAGACCACCGACCGGCTGCAGCGCTCGATGATGGACGACGACGGCATCCAGCCGCTGATCCGCTCGGTCAACCGCATCCACGTCGTCGAGGAGGCGCGGCACGTCCGCTTCGCCAAGGAAGAGGTGCTGCGGGAGACGCCGAAGCTGTCGAAGGCGAGCCTGCGGCGGCACCGGGTGCGGACCGCGCTCGTCGCGTTCGGCGTCATCGACAGCATGGTCGACCCGCGGATCTACCGCAGCGTCGGGATCGACCCGCGCGAGGGCCGGGCCGCGGCGCTCGCGAACCCGCACTTCCACGAAACGCGCCGCTGGATGGCCGAGAAGATCGTGCCGTTCCTGCGCGACGCGGGGCTGATCGGCGGCCGGTCGGAGGGCATCTGGCGGCGCGCCCATCTCGTTTGA
- a CDS encoding DUF3040 domain-containing protein produces the protein MLSHHDRTELEKIERSLELSDPDLATALRDGKRPKSRALRSTLLIFLDVVAVTLLVVGLVLPDPGVTLCGIIALTGTVWTHVARHRV, from the coding sequence ATGCTCAGTCACCACGATCGCACCGAGCTCGAGAAGATCGAGCGCAGTCTCGAGCTCAGCGACCCCGATCTGGCCACCGCGCTGCGCGACGGCAAGCGGCCGAAGTCGCGCGCGCTCCGGAGCACCCTCCTGATCTTCCTCGACGTCGTCGCCGTGACGCTGCTGGTCGTGGGACTGGTCCTGCCCGACCCCGGGGTGACGCTGTGCGGGATCATCGCGCTCACCGGCACCGTCTGGACCCACGTGGCGCGGCACCGGGTCTGA
- a CDS encoding MarR family winged helix-turn-helix transcriptional regulator, with amino-acid sequence MTDRPADLDYLSFVDYAIGKTQAELPATDPVAMRLGLTLHRLAGALVYDWESTVHRPRGWSWGGFRVLFVLWLAGPLESRHVARLAGMSRAAVSALVKTLERDGLVTRAAVPRDRRAVELDLTKEGRASVAEAYQEHNAREQAWSASLTPEERTVLIGLLEKLTTGPAAATAQRLT; translated from the coding sequence ATGACCGACCGACCGGCCGACCTCGACTACCTCTCGTTCGTCGACTACGCGATCGGGAAGACGCAGGCCGAGCTCCCCGCAACCGACCCGGTGGCCATGCGCCTCGGCCTGACCCTCCACCGCCTCGCCGGAGCCCTGGTCTACGACTGGGAGTCGACGGTCCACCGCCCCCGGGGCTGGAGCTGGGGAGGGTTCCGGGTGCTGTTCGTGCTGTGGCTGGCCGGCCCCCTGGAGTCCCGCCACGTGGCGCGCCTGGCGGGCATGAGCCGAGCGGCGGTGTCGGCACTGGTCAAGACCCTGGAGCGCGACGGCTTGGTGACGCGCGCGGCGGTCCCCCGCGACCGCCGCGCGGTCGAGCTGGACCTGACGAAGGAGGGCCGCGCATCGGTGGCGGAGGCGTACCAGGAGCACAACGCCCGCGAGCAGGCGTGGTCGGCTTCGCTCACGCCGGAGGAGCGAACGGTGCTGATCGGCCTGCTCGAGAAGCTGACAACCGGCCCGGCAGCGGCGACAGCCCAGCGACTGACCTAG
- a CDS encoding HNH endonuclease signature motif containing protein, whose protein sequence is MDREAVWQADAEALADRLRGLLTVVRSAEAEIGTLLVEIESRGVMELFGYRSVARLLEHLAEIPHAAAQRTVARAQALTSAHTLDSPAAVAPATGAAALTGALSTPMIDTIIEAVSRIPVEHRDSAEQDLLAFAADAGHKQVAALGARILAHLDPDGAEPEDTEPAAPARELSLRRKRTGTWELTGRFDDETGTRASALLDALAERRTADDGGDFRSPQERYGDAFSDAIDLALNSPELPAQAGERAHVMVAVSLDDLRSGLGHATLGDTGLISAVEARIHACDCKLIPTVLGASSEPLDLGRARRLISPGLRRALFLRDRGCAFPGCHRPPRHCQGHHIRHWADGGPTDLANLVLLCAHHHRLMHRSGWQVRLAPDGHPEFLPPVFLDKHRKPRRNNLHQPLPFAA, encoded by the coding sequence GTGGACAGAGAAGCGGTGTGGCAAGCGGACGCGGAGGCTTTGGCCGACCGTCTCCGTGGGCTGCTCACCGTGGTGCGGTCTGCCGAGGCGGAAATCGGTACTCTGCTGGTGGAAATCGAATCCCGCGGGGTTATGGAACTGTTCGGCTATCGCTCGGTTGCCCGGTTGCTGGAGCACCTCGCGGAAATTCCCCACGCGGCCGCCCAGCGCACCGTGGCCCGAGCCCAGGCTCTCACCTCTGCGCACACCCTTGACTCCCCGGCCGCTGTCGCCCCCGCCACCGGCGCTGCCGCTCTGACGGGTGCCTTGAGTACCCCGATGATCGATACCATCATCGAGGCTGTGTCTCGGATCCCCGTCGAGCACCGCGACTCCGCCGAACAGGACCTGCTCGCCTTCGCCGCCGACGCAGGCCACAAACAAGTCGCCGCCCTCGGCGCCCGGATCCTGGCCCACCTCGACCCCGACGGCGCCGAGCCCGAGGACACCGAACCCGCCGCCCCGGCCCGCGAACTGTCGCTGCGCCGCAAAAGAACCGGAACCTGGGAACTCACAGGCCGGTTCGACGACGAGACCGGCACCCGCGCGAGCGCCCTGCTCGACGCCCTGGCCGAACGCCGCACCGCCGACGACGGCGGAGACTTCCGTTCCCCGCAGGAACGCTACGGCGACGCCTTCTCCGACGCCATCGACCTGGCCTTGAACTCCCCAGAGCTGCCCGCGCAGGCCGGTGAACGCGCCCACGTGATGGTCGCGGTGTCCCTGGACGACCTGAGATCCGGGCTCGGCCACGCGACATTGGGCGACACCGGCTTGATCTCGGCAGTCGAGGCCCGCATCCACGCCTGCGACTGCAAGCTGATCCCCACCGTCCTCGGCGCCAGCAGCGAACCTCTGGACTTGGGTAGAGCCCGTCGCCTGATCTCACCCGGCCTCCGCCGAGCCCTGTTCCTGCGTGACCGAGGTTGCGCGTTCCCGGGCTGCCATCGCCCACCGCGGCACTGTCAAGGTCACCACATCCGTCACTGGGCCGACGGCGGCCCCACGGATCTCGCGAACCTGGTTTTGTTGTGCGCGCATCACCACCGGCTGATGCACCGCTCGGGTTGGCAGGTCCGCCTCGCCCCCGACGGCCACCCCGAGTTCCTACCCCCGGTGTTCCTGGACAAGCACCGAAAACCCCGGCGCAACAACCTGCATCAGCCACTGCCCTTCGCGGCTTGA
- a CDS encoding cobalamin-independent methionine synthase II family protein, whose amino-acid sequence MTLPTEPIGSIPRPAYLVEGLGEFAAGRIDAAALAELESRALADTISRFEETGSPVLTDGEQGKPSFATYPLAGLTALAPDGVVIPFADGHTRRLPRLTAGPFRYATHADEYLTRAKAVTAKPVKQAVIAASALSLIYPADGIEGYSQEQFVADLVNEAEADIRRSLDAGADSVQIDFTEGRLSLKLDPSGGLLRQFVDLNNAVLDRFTAEERAKIGVHTCPGGDLDSVHSLDVDYAGLLPALFDLKAGRFFVQLASEPDPDRALGIIAENLKADQRVFVGVIDPIDPRVETPEEVRDRVLRAARYVPVDRLGTCDDCGFSPFADDTSTSRDLAFAKIKARVEGTRLAAEKLG is encoded by the coding sequence ATGACCCTGCCCACCGAACCGATCGGCAGCATCCCCCGCCCGGCGTACCTCGTCGAAGGCCTCGGGGAGTTCGCCGCCGGGCGGATCGACGCCGCCGCGCTCGCCGAGCTGGAGAGCCGGGCGCTGGCCGACACGATCAGCCGGTTCGAGGAGACCGGGTCCCCGGTGCTGACCGACGGCGAGCAGGGGAAGCCGAGCTTCGCGACGTACCCGCTGGCCGGACTCACGGCGCTGGCCCCGGACGGCGTCGTCATCCCGTTCGCCGACGGCCACACCCGCCGGCTGCCGCGGCTGACCGCGGGCCCGTTCCGCTACGCGACCCACGCGGACGAGTACCTGACGCGCGCGAAGGCGGTCACGGCCAAGCCGGTCAAGCAGGCGGTGATCGCCGCCTCCGCGCTTTCGCTGATCTACCCGGCCGACGGCATCGAGGGGTACTCGCAGGAGCAGTTCGTCGCCGACCTGGTGAACGAGGCCGAGGCGGACATCCGGCGCAGCCTCGACGCGGGCGCGGACAGCGTCCAGATCGACTTCACCGAGGGCCGGCTTTCGCTGAAGCTGGACCCGTCCGGTGGCCTGCTGCGCCAGTTCGTCGACCTGAACAACGCGGTCCTCGACCGCTTCACGGCGGAGGAGCGCGCGAAGATCGGCGTCCACACCTGCCCGGGCGGTGACCTGGACTCGGTGCACAGCCTCGACGTCGACTACGCGGGCCTGCTGCCGGCGCTGTTCGACCTCAAGGCCGGGCGCTTCTTCGTCCAGCTGGCCAGCGAGCCCGACCCGGACCGCGCGCTCGGGATCATCGCCGAGAACCTGAAGGCGGACCAGCGGGTGTTCGTCGGCGTCATCGACCCGATCGACCCGCGCGTGGAGACCCCGGAGGAGGTCCGCGACCGGGTGCTGCGGGCGGCCCGGTACGTACCGGTCGACCGGCTGGGGACGTGCGACGACTGCGGGTTCTCGCCGTTCGCGGACGACACGTCGACTTCGCGCGACCTCGCGTTCGCGAAGATCAAGGCCCGGGTCGAAGGCACCCGCCTGGCGGCCGAGAAGCTCGGCTGA
- a CDS encoding DNA polymerase IV produces the protein MKWVLHVDLDQFIAAVEVARHPELAGKPVVVGGNGDPTERAVVATASYEAREFGIQSGMPLRLAAKRCPDAVFLPSDPDAYLEVSARVMAVLREFPVVVQVLGWDEAFLGAEADDPEALAAELKAAVARETGLSCAVGIGDNKLRAKLATGFGKPGGIYRLTQENWWAVMAGRPTDALWGIGGKTAKKLAELGIETVLDLAGADAAALAARFGPKTGPWLRLLGGGISDADVSATPYVARSRSRETTFQRDLTDPAQMAAEVSALAKRVTQDVLEEGRPAARIAVKVRFVPFLTHTHSITLPEPTSDAAEIDRAAREVLGMFELTRAVRLLGVRAEFVREDEDQL, from the coding sequence GTGAAGTGGGTCCTGCACGTCGACCTCGACCAGTTCATCGCCGCGGTCGAGGTCGCCCGCCACCCGGAGCTCGCGGGCAAGCCCGTCGTCGTCGGGGGCAACGGCGACCCCACCGAACGCGCCGTCGTCGCGACCGCTTCGTACGAAGCCCGCGAGTTCGGCATCCAGTCCGGCATGCCGCTGCGGCTCGCGGCGAAGCGCTGCCCGGACGCCGTCTTCCTGCCCAGTGACCCGGACGCCTACCTCGAGGTGTCGGCGCGGGTGATGGCGGTGCTGCGGGAGTTCCCGGTCGTCGTGCAGGTGCTGGGCTGGGACGAGGCGTTCCTCGGCGCGGAAGCCGACGACCCCGAGGCGCTCGCGGCCGAGCTGAAGGCCGCCGTGGCCCGCGAGACCGGCCTGTCGTGCGCGGTCGGGATCGGCGACAACAAGCTGCGGGCCAAGCTCGCCACCGGTTTCGGCAAACCGGGCGGGATCTACCGGCTGACGCAGGAGAACTGGTGGGCCGTGATGGCCGGGCGCCCGACCGACGCGCTGTGGGGCATCGGCGGCAAGACGGCGAAGAAGCTGGCCGAGCTGGGCATCGAGACCGTCCTCGACCTGGCGGGCGCGGACGCGGCGGCGCTGGCCGCGCGGTTCGGCCCGAAGACCGGGCCGTGGCTGCGGCTGCTCGGCGGCGGCATCAGCGACGCGGACGTCAGCGCGACCCCGTACGTCGCGCGCTCCCGCAGCCGCGAGACGACGTTCCAGCGCGACCTCACCGACCCGGCCCAGATGGCGGCGGAGGTCTCGGCGCTGGCGAAGCGGGTCACCCAGGACGTCCTGGAGGAGGGCCGCCCGGCGGCGCGGATCGCGGTCAAGGTGCGGTTCGTGCCGTTCCTGACCCACACGCACAGCATCACGTTGCCGGAGCCGACCTCGGACGCGGCGGAGATCGACCGGGCGGCGCGCGAGGTGCTGGGGATGTTCGAGCTGACCCGCGCGGTACGGCTGCTGGGGGTGCGGGCCGAGTTCGTCCGGGAGGACGAGGACCAGTTGTGA